A region of Clostridiales bacterium DNA encodes the following proteins:
- a CDS encoding CotS family spore coat protein, which produces MKEIAEKLKSNFNIEISNISSFRDNYIVLNNTGRMLLKKQVISPERVRFIHNAKQHLISNNFKYVDEFMLTTNNDPFIILNNNLYTLTNILDGQEMNFDNPTDVEKSTQLLADFHISSRGFFKSPSVFNKDELGKLPSVYQKRLDEIKRAKKNAHLGKTKFDYLLLDYIDYFYNLGKEVIEKLSKSRYMDLVSMTQKEGSFCHHEFTHNNIVNKSGTYFLINFEYCCYELKIYDLCNLIKRKLRKCNWDINEAQKILDCYRKKVPLSYDELYVMKLMLMFPQKFWRVINTYYNSKKNLSDSIYLSKLNNVIDEIRPIETFLKKYDVL; this is translated from the coding sequence ATGAAAGAAATTGCAGAAAAATTAAAAAGTAATTTCAATATTGAAATATCCAATATATCCTCTTTTAGGGATAACTATATAGTACTAAACAATACTGGACGGATGCTACTAAAAAAGCAAGTTATTTCACCAGAACGCGTTCGCTTCATACATAACGCCAAACAGCATCTTATTTCCAATAACTTTAAGTACGTAGATGAATTTATGTTGACCACCAACAACGATCCTTTCATTATACTAAACAACAACCTATACACCCTAACAAATATTCTAGACGGACAAGAAATGAATTTTGATAATCCAACTGATGTAGAAAAGTCAACACAACTTTTAGCTGATTTTCACATAAGTTCCAGAGGATTTTTCAAATCTCCTAGTGTTTTCAATAAAGATGAATTAGGAAAGCTTCCATCCGTGTATCAAAAACGACTAGATGAAATAAAGCGTGCTAAAAAAAATGCTCACTTAGGAAAAACAAAATTCGATTATCTACTACTAGACTACATTGATTATTTCTACAATTTAGGTAAAGAAGTTATAGAGAAGCTTTCCAAATCGCGCTATATGGATTTAGTTTCTATGACACAAAAAGAAGGTTCATTTTGTCACCATGAATTCACGCATAACAACATTGTAAATAAGAGTGGCACTTATTTCTTAATAAACTTTGAATACTGTTGTTACGAACTAAAAATTTATGACTTATGCAATCTAATTAAACGAAAACTTCGAAAGTGCAATTGGGACATAAATGAAGCTCAGAAAATACTAGACTGTTACCGCAAGAAAGTTCCATTATCTTATGATGAATTATATGTGATGAAACTTATGCTCATGTTCCCTCAAAAATTTTGGCGAGTGATAAACACATATTACAACAGCAAAAAAAATTTATCTGACTCTATATATCTCTCAAAACTTAACAATGTAATAGACGAAATTCGCCCCATTGAAACGTTTCTCAAAAAGTATGATGTATTGTAG